One Caulobacter segnis genomic window carries:
- a CDS encoding glutaminyl-peptide cyclotransferase: protein MKSILRSLGGLLFAAALSMSAPAWAATAPVGGYTVVKAYPHDANAFTEGLFYRDGFMFESTGLKDRSFIRKWNLETGFSEQERLLDSRYFGEGIVDWKNRLYELTWTDEIGFIYDIDTFEKVGEFSYSGEGWALTRDDKRLIMSDGTSFIRFLDPETLKETGRIEVTDHGVPVRNLNELEYVKGELLANVWQTTRIARINLATGEVTAWIELAGLLKEAGVTGQRDDVLNGIAYDAAKDRLFVTGKLWPKLFEIKLLPPR from the coding sequence GTGAAATCCATCCTGCGTAGCCTGGGCGGTCTGCTGTTCGCGGCCGCCCTTTCCATGAGCGCGCCGGCCTGGGCCGCCACCGCGCCCGTCGGCGGCTACACGGTGGTGAAGGCCTATCCGCACGACGCCAACGCCTTCACCGAAGGGCTGTTCTATCGAGACGGCTTCATGTTCGAGAGCACGGGCCTGAAGGACCGCTCGTTCATCCGCAAATGGAACCTCGAGACCGGCTTCTCAGAGCAGGAGCGCCTGCTGGACAGCCGCTATTTCGGCGAAGGCATCGTCGACTGGAAGAACCGGCTCTACGAGCTGACCTGGACCGACGAGATCGGCTTCATCTACGACATCGACACCTTCGAGAAGGTCGGTGAGTTCAGCTATTCGGGCGAGGGCTGGGCCCTGACCCGCGACGACAAGCGACTGATCATGAGCGACGGCACCTCGTTCATCCGCTTCCTGGATCCAGAGACCCTGAAGGAGACCGGCCGCATCGAGGTGACCGACCACGGCGTGCCGGTGCGGAACCTGAACGAGCTGGAATATGTGAAGGGCGAGCTGCTGGCCAATGTCTGGCAGACCACCCGCATCGCCAGGATCAACCTGGCCACGGGCGAGGTCACGGCTTGGATCGAGTTGGCGGGGCTCCTCAAGGAAGCTGGGGTCACCGGCCAGCGCGACGACGTCCTGAACGGCATCGCCTACGACGCGGCCAAGGACCGGCTGTTCGTCACCGGCAAGCTGTGGCCCAAGCTGTTCGAAATAAAGTTGCTGCCGCCGAGGTAG
- a CDS encoding DUF3126 family protein encodes MDATTVAKLEKHLKRTFGNPHIAVKPRPKQKDSAEVEVAGEFIGVVFQDEDEDGSFMFEMAILGEDLD; translated from the coding sequence GTGGACGCCACGACCGTCGCCAAGCTCGAAAAGCACCTGAAGCGCACCTTCGGCAACCCGCACATCGCCGTGAAGCCGCGTCCCAAGCAGAAGGACTCGGCCGAGGTCGAAGTGGCCGGCGAATTCATCGGCGTGGTCTTCCAGGACGAGGACGAGGACGGCTCGTTCATGTTCGAGATGGCCATCCTGGGCGAAGACCTGGACTAA
- a CDS encoding OPT family oligopeptide transporter — MFMADLSAPRTELTLRGVLLGVAITLVFTAAQVYLGLKVGLTFATSIPAAVISMALLRAFKTSTIQENNIVQTIASAAGTLSSVIFVLPGLLMIGWWSNVPFLPTFGACAVGGILGVMYTIPLRRALVTNSNLPYPEGVAAAEVLKVGTGSREGAAEGKAGLAAVSMGAIASALFGALAAAKLFAAEVAGYFKFKAGAGASGLGASSSLALMGAGHLMGITVGVAMFAGLFIAWAILVPILTLATPMPDADAATHALTVWKTQVRFLGAGVIGAAAIWTLAKLVGPITAGLKSALEAAKARKSGSGDIPRVEQDIPIGIVGIVSLILMAPAGWFLAHFLAGGPIVSLTAPLVAIGIGYLIVAGLLAAAVCGYMAGLIGSSNSPVSGIAILTVLGASLMVGMVGRGVVGPDVTKALVAYALYATTCVLAVAVVANDNLQDLKTGQLVDATPWKQQVGLVIGVLSGAVVIPFVLELLNRSNGFAGAPNLQAISDQPLAAPQATLISTLAKGVLGGDLNWTLLGVGALIGLALVAVDTILRKTSNDRYSLPPLGVGLAIYLPSSVTAPVVVGAVAGWLFEKIVAKDRAAEPAKRLGVLIASGFIVGESLFNVALALLIVTTNKGEPLALPFAPPEHVGMILSLIAAAVVVVGLYRWARKAGAKALEA, encoded by the coding sequence ATGTTCATGGCCGACCTATCCGCGCCGCGCACGGAATTGACCCTCAGAGGGGTTCTCCTAGGCGTCGCCATCACCCTCGTCTTCACCGCCGCCCAGGTCTATCTGGGCCTCAAGGTCGGCCTGACCTTCGCCACCTCGATCCCCGCCGCCGTCATCTCGATGGCCCTGTTGCGGGCGTTCAAGACCTCGACCATCCAGGAAAACAACATCGTCCAGACGATCGCCTCGGCGGCCGGGACGCTGTCGTCGGTTATCTTCGTGCTGCCGGGCCTGTTGATGATCGGCTGGTGGTCGAACGTGCCGTTCCTGCCCACCTTCGGCGCCTGCGCCGTCGGCGGCATCCTGGGCGTCATGTACACTATCCCACTGCGCCGAGCCCTGGTGACCAACTCGAACCTCCCCTACCCCGAAGGCGTCGCCGCCGCCGAGGTGCTGAAGGTCGGCACCGGCTCGCGCGAAGGCGCCGCCGAGGGCAAGGCCGGCCTGGCCGCCGTCAGCATGGGCGCGATCGCCTCGGCGCTGTTCGGCGCCCTGGCCGCCGCCAAGCTGTTCGCCGCCGAGGTCGCGGGCTACTTCAAGTTCAAGGCCGGCGCGGGCGCCTCGGGTCTGGGCGCCTCCAGTTCGCTGGCCCTGATGGGCGCGGGCCATCTGATGGGCATCACGGTCGGCGTCGCCATGTTCGCCGGCCTGTTCATCGCCTGGGCCATCCTGGTGCCGATCCTCACCCTCGCCACCCCGATGCCGGACGCCGACGCGGCCACCCACGCCCTGACCGTCTGGAAGACCCAGGTGCGCTTCCTGGGCGCGGGCGTCATCGGCGCCGCCGCCATCTGGACCCTGGCCAAGCTGGTCGGCCCGATCACCGCCGGCCTGAAGTCGGCCCTGGAAGCCGCCAAGGCCCGCAAGAGCGGCAGTGGCGATATCCCGCGCGTCGAGCAGGACATCCCGATCGGCATCGTCGGCATCGTCTCGCTGATCCTGATGGCCCCGGCCGGCTGGTTCCTCGCCCACTTTCTGGCCGGCGGCCCGATCGTCAGCCTGACCGCGCCGCTGGTCGCCATCGGCATCGGCTACCTGATCGTCGCCGGCCTGCTGGCCGCCGCCGTCTGCGGTTACATGGCGGGCCTGATCGGCTCGTCGAACAGCCCGGTCTCTGGCATCGCCATCCTGACCGTGCTGGGCGCCTCGCTGATGGTCGGCATGGTCGGCCGCGGCGTGGTCGGACCGGACGTCACCAAGGCCCTGGTCGCCTACGCCCTCTACGCCACCACCTGCGTCCTGGCCGTGGCCGTGGTCGCCAACGACAACCTGCAGGACCTCAAGACCGGCCAGCTGGTCGACGCCACCCCGTGGAAGCAGCAGGTCGGCCTGGTGATCGGCGTCCTCTCGGGCGCCGTGGTCATCCCGTTCGTGCTGGAACTCTTGAACCGCTCGAACGGCTTCGCCGGCGCGCCGAACCTGCAGGCCATCTCGGACCAGCCCCTGGCCGCGCCGCAAGCCACGCTGATCTCGACCCTGGCCAAGGGCGTGCTGGGCGGCGACCTGAACTGGACCCTGTTGGGCGTCGGCGCCCTGATCGGCCTGGCCCTGGTCGCGGTCGACACCATCCTGCGCAAGACCAGCAACGACCGCTACAGCCTGCCGCCGCTGGGCGTGGGCCTGGCCATCTACCTGCCCAGCTCGGTCACGGCCCCGGTCGTGGTCGGCGCCGTGGCCGGCTGGCTGTTCGAGAAGATCGTCGCCAAGGACCGCGCGGCCGAGCCGGCCAAGCGCCTGGGCGTGCTGATCGCCTCGGGCTTCATCGTCGGCGAGAGCCTGTTCAACGTGGCCCTGGCCCTGCTGATCGTCACGACCAACAAGGGCGAGCCCCTGGCCCTGCCCTTCGCGCCGCCTGAGCACGTCGGCATGATCCTGTCGCTGATCGCCGCGGCGGTCGTCGTCGTCGGCCTCTACCGCTGGGCCCGCAAGGCCGGCGCGAAGGCGCTGGAGGCGTAA
- a CDS encoding PhoH family protein, with protein MEALMTKRALKRMAREGAYETGQYGDDAKVRRLPIDVRDRGNSWNPLGHDGAPNNPERDQSYLKTIKPKSPGQAQLMEAIDEKNLVMALGPAGTGKTYIAISKAVEALEAGRVSRIVLSRPAVEAGESIGYLPGDMEDKLAPYLRPLYDALTDRLSVKRMRALMAEGAIEIAPVGFMRGRTLNNAFVVIDEAQNCTYMQLKMLLTRLGWHSTMVVTGDPNQSDLLPGISGLADVAARFEEVANIAVVRLADRDIVRHPLVAEMLGVL; from the coding sequence ATGGAGGCTTTGATGACTAAGCGAGCCCTGAAGCGGATGGCGCGCGAAGGCGCGTACGAGACCGGCCAATACGGTGATGACGCCAAGGTGCGTCGCCTGCCGATCGATGTTCGCGACCGGGGAAACAGCTGGAACCCGCTGGGGCATGACGGGGCGCCGAACAATCCAGAGCGCGATCAGAGCTACCTCAAAACGATAAAACCCAAATCGCCAGGCCAGGCGCAGTTGATGGAAGCCATCGACGAGAAGAACCTGGTCATGGCCTTGGGTCCGGCCGGCACCGGCAAGACCTACATCGCCATCTCCAAGGCCGTGGAGGCGCTCGAGGCCGGGCGCGTCAGCCGCATCGTCCTCTCGCGCCCCGCCGTCGAGGCCGGGGAGTCGATCGGCTACCTGCCGGGCGACATGGAGGACAAGCTGGCCCCCTATCTGCGCCCGCTCTACGACGCCCTGACCGACCGCCTGTCGGTCAAGCGCATGCGGGCCCTGATGGCCGAGGGCGCCATCGAGATCGCCCCGGTCGGCTTCATGCGCGGCCGCACCCTCAACAACGCCTTCGTGGTGATCGACGAGGCCCAGAACTGCACTTACATGCAGTTGAAGATGCTGCTGACCCGCCTGGGCTGGCACTCGACCATGGTCGTCACCGGCGATCCGAACCAGTCGGACCTGCTGCCGGGCATCTCGGGCCTGGCCGACGTCGCCGCCCGGTTCGAGGAGGTCGCCAACATCGCCGTCGTCCGCCTGGCCGACCGCGACATTGTCCGCCACCCGCTGGTCGCCGAGATGCTGGGCGTCCTCTAG
- a CDS encoding gamma carbonic anhydrase family protein, with protein MTVYSLGAVAPTLPAQDEYWIAPTANVIGNVILKKNASIWWGAVARGDNDPITIGENSNVQDGSVLHTDLGVPLTIGANVTIGHMVMLHGCTIGDGSLIGIGAVVLNGAKIGKNCLIGAGALITEGKEIPDNAMVMGAPGKVVREVSEHHTMILQGSALHYVENWKRYVRDLKVIEG; from the coding sequence ATGACTGTCTATTCCCTGGGCGCCGTGGCGCCCACGCTTCCCGCGCAAGATGAATACTGGATAGCGCCCACGGCGAACGTGATAGGCAATGTGATTCTCAAGAAGAATGCCAGTATTTGGTGGGGCGCGGTGGCGCGCGGAGACAACGATCCGATCACCATCGGCGAGAATAGCAACGTCCAGGACGGCTCGGTGCTCCACACTGATCTTGGCGTTCCCCTGACGATCGGCGCAAACGTGACCATCGGTCACATGGTGATGCTGCACGGCTGCACGATCGGCGACGGCTCGCTGATCGGTATTGGGGCAGTGGTGCTGAATGGCGCGAAGATCGGGAAGAACTGCCTGATCGGCGCCGGGGCCCTGATCACCGAGGGCAAGGAGATCCCCGACAACGCGATGGTCATGGGCGCGCCGGGCAAGGTGGTGCGCGAGGTGTCCGAGCACCACACGATGATCCTGCAAGGCTCTGCCCTGCACTATGTCGAGAACTGGAAGCGCTACGTCCGCGACCTGAAGGTGATCGAGGGCTGA
- a CDS encoding LysR substrate-binding domain-containing protein: MARRQLPSLNALRAFEAFGRHGRMTLAADELCVTHGAVSRQIRQLEEHLGVALTEGPRTRLRMTEAGLKLAQALSPAFDQIEAAVPRPAEAGPRPLVVSCLPTFAMKWLIPRLPRFLAAHPDIPVRVAESNGPFDFRDDQIDLAIRMRRPGEGDYPDSAAEPFLRHYHGPVMAPELAATGVMDFESVCAAPRLQTRTYPQSWSDWIRDTDAESLPPAAREQEFDHFFYMLEAAAAGLGVAVAPWAFAQRDLASGRLVAPLGFALGQTWIVALTPREGASPEAALFRDWLLEEGASTPLPPEALAPPAPDASFAPITRSRALS, from the coding sequence ATGGCCCGCCGGCAGCTGCCCTCCCTGAACGCCCTGCGCGCCTTCGAGGCGTTCGGCCGGCATGGGCGCATGACCCTGGCCGCCGACGAGCTGTGCGTGACCCACGGCGCGGTCAGCCGCCAGATTCGGCAACTGGAAGAGCATCTCGGCGTCGCCTTGACCGAGGGACCGCGCACGCGCCTGCGGATGACCGAGGCGGGGCTGAAGCTGGCCCAGGCGCTCTCGCCGGCTTTCGATCAGATCGAAGCGGCCGTGCCGCGCCCGGCGGAAGCGGGGCCACGGCCCCTGGTGGTCTCCTGCCTGCCAACCTTCGCCATGAAATGGCTGATCCCCCGCCTGCCGCGCTTCCTGGCGGCGCATCCGGACATCCCCGTGCGAGTGGCCGAGTCGAACGGCCCCTTCGACTTTCGCGATGACCAGATCGACCTGGCGATCCGGATGCGGCGTCCGGGCGAGGGAGACTACCCGGATTCCGCGGCCGAACCCTTCCTTCGCCACTACCACGGTCCGGTGATGGCGCCGGAGCTGGCGGCGACGGGCGTCATGGACTTCGAGAGCGTCTGCGCGGCGCCGCGTCTTCAGACCCGGACCTATCCGCAGAGCTGGAGCGACTGGATCCGGGACACCGACGCGGAGAGTCTACCGCCGGCCGCTCGCGAGCAGGAGTTCGACCACTTCTTCTACATGCTGGAAGCCGCCGCCGCGGGGCTGGGCGTGGCGGTCGCGCCGTGGGCCTTCGCCCAGCGCGATCTGGCCAGCGGACGCCTCGTCGCGCCGCTCGGTTTTGCGCTGGGCCAGACCTGGATCGTCGCCCTGACGCCGCGCGAGGGAGCCTCGCCGGAGGCTGCCCTGTTCCGCGACTGGCTGCTGGAAGAAGGAGCGTCCACACCTCTTCCGCCAGAAGCGCTTGCGCCTCCCGCCCCGGACGCTAGTTTCGCCCCGATAACGCGCTCCCGGGCGCTCAGCTGA
- a CDS encoding TetR/AcrR family transcriptional regulator: MSERTPEEILKGPYGPGPRAAERIFDTARELFYREGIRAVGVDEIVTKAGVTKPSLYRSYKSKDELVAAVLREVEVGFWDRYEAAEALHPNDPKAQMVAYFQGLADRSDGDDYRGCNLSNAVVEYPDRQHAGRQVSQAHKQQLRERLHAKAAEMGASDPKAMGDAMMLLIEGIFTSSQMFDGDDKPAKAAVGAVKALIAAYC, translated from the coding sequence ATGTCCGAACGAACGCCGGAAGAAATTCTCAAGGGGCCCTACGGCCCGGGTCCTCGCGCCGCCGAACGCATCTTCGATACGGCGCGCGAGCTGTTCTATCGCGAGGGCATCCGCGCGGTGGGCGTCGACGAGATCGTCACCAAGGCGGGCGTGACCAAGCCCAGCCTCTATCGCAGCTACAAGTCCAAGGACGAGTTGGTCGCGGCGGTGCTGCGCGAGGTCGAGGTCGGCTTCTGGGATCGTTACGAGGCGGCCGAAGCCCTGCATCCGAATGATCCCAAGGCCCAGATGGTCGCCTATTTCCAAGGGCTGGCCGACCGTTCGGACGGTGACGACTATCGCGGCTGCAACCTCTCCAACGCGGTGGTCGAATATCCCGACCGCCAGCATGCCGGCCGCCAGGTGTCCCAGGCGCACAAGCAGCAACTTCGTGAGCGCCTGCACGCCAAGGCGGCGGAGATGGGCGCGAGCGACCCCAAGGCCATGGGAGACGCCATGATGCTGCTGATCGAGGGGATCTTCACCTCCAGCCAGATGTTCGACGGCGACGACAAGCCGGCCAAGGCGGCGGTCGGCGCGGTGAAGGCGTTGATCGCGGCGTACTGCTAG
- a CDS encoding GNAT family N-acetyltransferase gives MSAHILDRPVFATLNGRQGHLAVRRGGAVRMHPDYGLFAATVDERPESLAALGDLVRELGTVGLVELATPPAPAGTEIVSSALCLQMVAETVAPAWDVAFDMLPLDDADAAEMLALATLTKPGPFFARTHQLGEFIGVRVGGQLVAMAGERMRPDGFTEASGVCVHPDHRGKGYAARLLREVTARILARGERAFLHSYADNATAIGLYESLGYRGRADVRFTILKPADQ, from the coding sequence ATGAGCGCCCACATCCTCGACCGCCCCGTCTTCGCCACCCTGAACGGCCGCCAGGGCCATCTGGCCGTGCGCCGGGGCGGGGCGGTGCGGATGCATCCGGACTACGGCCTGTTCGCCGCGACCGTGGACGAGCGCCCCGAGAGCCTGGCCGCCTTGGGCGATCTGGTGCGAGAGCTCGGGACCGTGGGTCTGGTCGAGCTGGCCACGCCGCCTGCCCCGGCCGGAACCGAGATCGTGTCCAGCGCCCTGTGCCTGCAGATGGTCGCCGAGACTGTCGCCCCGGCTTGGGACGTCGCCTTCGACATGCTGCCGCTGGATGACGCCGACGCGGCCGAGATGCTGGCCCTGGCGACCCTGACCAAGCCCGGCCCGTTTTTCGCCCGCACCCACCAGTTGGGCGAATTCATCGGCGTGCGGGTCGGCGGCCAGCTGGTCGCCATGGCCGGCGAGCGGATGCGCCCCGACGGCTTCACCGAGGCCAGCGGCGTCTGCGTCCATCCCGACCATCGCGGCAAGGGCTACGCCGCCCGCCTGCTGCGCGAGGTGACGGCCAGGATCCTGGCGCGCGGCGAGCGGGCCTTCCTGCACAGCTACGCCGACAACGCCACGGCCATCGGTCTCTACGAGTCGCTGGGCTATCGGGGGCGGGCGGACGTGCGCTTCACGATCCTGAAGCCGGCCGATCAGTAG
- a CDS encoding choline dehydrogenase — MASERYDYVVIGAGSAGCVLAARLTEDPNIKVLLLEAGGKNTSVLVKMPAGVGQLIKDKGDQNWGFWTEAEPNLDNRKLWWPRGKGLGGSSAINGMIYIRGHARDYDQWRQMGLTGWSYAEVLPYFKRSEHHHAGGDAYHGDKGPLHVSKGESDSPFYGALVEAGRQAGHKTTKDFNGFQQEGFGPYDLTIRDGQRWSAAMAYLSQALSRPNLTCVTEARTTRILVEKRRAIGVEYVVGKGGERKIAHVDAEVLLSAGAVQSPHILQLSGIGAPDDLKAAGIAVVHEAKGVGANLQDHLDVCVSWTAKNLKTAYSANKGLNKLGVGLNYMLFGKGLGRQQFLESGAFLKSRPDLDRPDLQIHGVLAIMQDHGKVVVEKDGFTLHVCQLRPESRGKVGLRSADPFADPTILANYLATDEDRRAIREGVRIARETVAQAAFDPYRDAEYAPGADVRTDAELDAWIRAKAETIYHPVGTCRMGVAGDPLAVVDDQLKVQGLQGLRVVDASVMPTLVGGNTNAPTIMIAERASDLIRGRATLPALDVPVFEDGRAVAAE, encoded by the coding sequence ATGGCCAGCGAACGCTATGATTACGTCGTCATTGGCGCGGGATCCGCCGGCTGCGTGCTGGCCGCGCGTCTGACCGAGGATCCCAACATCAAGGTCCTGCTGCTGGAGGCCGGCGGCAAGAACACCTCGGTGCTGGTCAAGATGCCGGCGGGCGTCGGCCAGCTGATCAAGGACAAGGGCGACCAGAACTGGGGCTTCTGGACCGAGGCCGAACCCAATCTCGACAATCGCAAGCTGTGGTGGCCGCGCGGCAAGGGCCTGGGCGGGTCCTCGGCGATCAACGGCATGATCTACATCCGCGGCCACGCGCGTGACTACGACCAGTGGCGGCAGATGGGCCTGACCGGCTGGTCCTATGCCGAGGTGCTGCCGTACTTCAAGCGCTCGGAGCATCACCACGCCGGCGGCGACGCCTATCATGGCGACAAGGGTCCGCTGCACGTGTCGAAGGGCGAGAGCGACAGCCCCTTCTACGGCGCCCTGGTCGAGGCCGGCCGTCAGGCGGGCCACAAGACCACCAAGGACTTCAACGGCTTCCAGCAGGAGGGCTTCGGGCCCTACGACCTGACCATTCGTGATGGTCAGCGTTGGAGCGCGGCCATGGCCTATCTGTCCCAGGCCCTCTCGCGCCCGAACCTGACCTGCGTGACCGAGGCGCGCACGACGCGGATCCTGGTCGAGAAGCGCCGGGCCATCGGGGTCGAGTACGTCGTCGGCAAGGGCGGCGAGCGCAAGATCGCCCATGTGGACGCCGAGGTGCTGCTGAGCGCCGGCGCGGTGCAGTCGCCGCACATTCTCCAGCTCTCGGGCATCGGCGCGCCGGACGACCTGAAGGCCGCCGGCATCGCTGTCGTCCACGAGGCCAAGGGCGTCGGCGCCAACCTGCAGGACCACCTGGACGTCTGCGTTTCGTGGACAGCCAAGAACCTCAAGACCGCCTATTCGGCCAATAAGGGCCTGAACAAGCTGGGCGTCGGCCTCAACTACATGCTCTTCGGCAAGGGGCTGGGCCGGCAGCAGTTCCTGGAGAGCGGGGCGTTCCTCAAGTCGCGGCCCGACCTCGACCGGCCCGACCTGCAGATCCACGGCGTGCTGGCCATCATGCAGGACCACGGCAAGGTCGTGGTCGAGAAGGACGGCTTCACCCTGCACGTCTGTCAGCTGCGTCCCGAGAGCCGGGGCAAGGTCGGGCTTCGTTCGGCCGACCCGTTCGCGGATCCGACCATCCTGGCCAACTATCTGGCCACGGACGAGGACCGCCGCGCCATCCGCGAAGGCGTGCGCATCGCCCGCGAGACCGTGGCCCAGGCCGCCTTCGATCCCTATCGCGACGCCGAGTACGCGCCGGGGGCGGACGTTCGCACCGACGCCGAGCTGGACGCCTGGATCCGCGCCAAGGCCGAGACCATCTACCACCCGGTCGGCACCTGCCGCATGGGCGTGGCCGGCGATCCGCTGGCGGTGGTCGACGACCAACTAAAGGTGCAAGGCCTGCAGGGCCTGCGCGTCGTCGACGCCTCGGTCATGCCGACCCTGGTCGGCGGCAACACCAACGCCCCCACGATCATGATCGCCGAGCGGGCCTCGGACCTGATAAGGGGCAGGGCGACGCTGCCGGCGCTGGATGTCCCGGTGTTCGAGGACGGACGCGCGGTGGCCGCCGAATAG
- a CDS encoding glutathione S-transferase family protein, giving the protein MLKVWGRRSSFNVQKVLWLVGELGLSHQHIPAGGDHGGLDDPDFLAMNPHGRVPVIDDDGVVVWESHAILRYLAARHGGPAWWPSSPADRARADGWMDWAQTALQRDFLTGVFWGWYRTPLERRDTPAIQAALAACARHFTLLDKILADRPFLGGDAPSLADIPAGTHLYRYFALEIDRPTTPNVEAWYARLQDRPAYREAVMIPFGEMKGRLAY; this is encoded by the coding sequence ATGTTGAAGGTCTGGGGTCGCCGCTCCTCCTTCAACGTCCAGAAGGTGCTGTGGCTGGTGGGAGAGCTCGGGCTTTCCCACCAGCACATTCCCGCCGGCGGCGACCATGGCGGACTGGACGATCCCGACTTCCTGGCCATGAACCCGCACGGGCGGGTCCCGGTCATCGACGACGACGGCGTGGTCGTCTGGGAATCCCACGCCATCCTCCGCTATCTGGCCGCCCGCCACGGCGGCCCTGCCTGGTGGCCATCATCACCCGCCGATCGCGCTCGGGCCGACGGCTGGATGGACTGGGCCCAGACCGCTCTCCAACGCGACTTCCTGACTGGCGTCTTCTGGGGCTGGTACCGCACGCCGCTCGAGCGGCGCGACACGCCGGCCATCCAGGCCGCCCTCGCCGCCTGCGCCCGGCATTTCACCCTGCTGGACAAGATACTGGCCGACCGGCCGTTCCTGGGCGGCGACGCGCCGAGCCTGGCCGACATTCCCGCCGGAACGCACCTCTATCGCTACTTCGCGCTGGAGATCGACCGGCCCACGACGCCAAACGTCGAGGCTTGGTACGCGCGCCTCCAGGACCGTCCAGCCTATCGCGAGGCGGTCATGATCCCGTTCGGCGAGATGAAGGGCCGGCTGGCCTACTGA
- a CDS encoding MFS transporter, producing MTTASRQTSRRPFGQNYAFVVAGAIFLALLAAAALRAAPGVLILPLEKAFGWDRASISLAAAIGIFLYGLTGPFAAALMNSFGLRRTVTLALLLMSVSTGLSAFMTQSWQYAATWGVLAGFGSGAVAMVLGATVVNRWFVARRGLMLGLLTASTATGSLIFLPGMALIADHGGWKPVVVTVSIVCLALAPLVWLLIPERPSDIGLKPFGAPDDYEAPAPINAGNALAYAFGALGRAAKTRTFWLLFLGFFICGLTTNGLVGVHMIAFCGDRGMPEVKAAGLLALMGLFDLFGTTASGWLTDRYDSRKLLFVYYVLRGLSLIYLPFSDFSVISLSAFAVFYGLDWIATVPPTVRLATEAFGDRDGPIVFGWIAAGHQLGAATAAIGAGVIRATQGQYVEAFIIAGSAGLIAGVASLMIRRAVPRPAMA from the coding sequence ATGACGACCGCCAGCCGCCAGACGAGCCGCCGCCCGTTCGGGCAGAACTACGCCTTCGTGGTCGCTGGCGCGATCTTCCTGGCCCTGCTGGCCGCCGCGGCCCTGCGCGCCGCGCCGGGCGTGCTGATCCTGCCGCTGGAGAAGGCCTTCGGCTGGGACCGCGCCTCGATCTCGCTGGCCGCCGCCATCGGCATCTTCCTGTACGGCCTGACCGGTCCCTTCGCGGCGGCGTTGATGAATTCGTTCGGCCTGCGCCGGACCGTGACCCTGGCCCTGCTGCTGATGTCGGTCTCTACCGGTCTGTCGGCCTTCATGACGCAGTCCTGGCAGTACGCGGCGACCTGGGGCGTGCTGGCCGGGTTCGGCAGCGGCGCGGTGGCGATGGTGCTGGGCGCGACGGTGGTGAACCGCTGGTTCGTCGCCCGGCGCGGCCTGATGCTGGGCCTGCTGACCGCCTCGACCGCCACCGGCTCGCTGATCTTCCTGCCCGGCATGGCCCTGATCGCCGACCATGGCGGCTGGAAGCCGGTGGTGGTCACCGTCTCGATCGTCTGCCTGGCGTTGGCGCCGCTGGTGTGGCTACTGATCCCCGAGCGCCCCTCGGACATCGGCCTCAAGCCGTTCGGCGCGCCGGACGACTACGAAGCCCCCGCCCCGATCAACGCCGGCAACGCCCTGGCCTACGCCTTCGGGGCGCTGGGACGGGCCGCGAAGACCCGGACCTTCTGGCTGCTGTTCCTGGGCTTCTTCATCTGCGGCCTGACCACCAACGGCCTCGTGGGCGTGCACATGATCGCCTTCTGCGGCGACCGGGGCATGCCCGAGGTCAAGGCCGCCGGCCTGCTGGCGCTGATGGGCCTGTTCGACCTTTTCGGCACCACGGCCTCGGGCTGGCTGACCGACCGCTACGACAGCCGCAAGCTCTTGTTCGTCTACTACGTGCTGCGTGGGCTCTCGCTGATCTACCTGCCCTTCTCGGACTTCTCGGTGATCAGCCTGTCGGCGTTCGCGGTGTTCTATGGGCTGGACTGGATCGCCACCGTGCCGCCGACCGTGCGCCTGGCGACGGAAGCCTTCGGGGATCGCGACGGCCCCATCGTGTTCGGCTGGATCGCGGCCGGCCACCAGCTGGGCGCGGCCACGGCGGCCATCGGGGCGGGGGTCATCCGCGCCACGCAAGGCCAGTACGTCGAGGCTTTCATCATCGCGGGCTCGGCGGGTCTGATCGCCGGCGTCGCCTCGCTGATGATCCGCCGCGCGGTCCCCAGGCCGGCGATGGCCTAG